The genomic interval CGCCTTTTCGCAAACATAATGTTGTGCGTGGTTTGTTCTTTTTCGCTAAAACGCTACCCTTATTTTTTCTACTTCCTCTTTGGCTTGTTTGCGAAGTTCAAAAGAATAACGGACTTTTTTGCTTATTTCTTGCAAAACTTTCTCTTCGGGTAAATAAACCAAAATTCTGCCTAAATCGTAGTCGGAAATGTTCGGAATGGCTGCACCTGTGCGGTACATAAAAACTTGTTTCAAAAACATTTCTGTTCGCAAATAATAGAGCAAATAGTATAAATCTACTTTGCAGTTTCGCAAAATTCTGAAACCATTGGTACAAATATTACCTTCATAGTCTTTTGTTACTAAGGCGGTGGCGTGTTTGCTTGTTCCTATGGAATTGCCTGCTACTGCTGTCAAAATATCATTTTCTCGGACTTCATAACTTGCTCGGCTTGGCAATTCGTGAACTAAATAACTTGTTGCATTGATAATCTCGTAACTATGCGTATTGATGTCCGAAAGTTCTATGTAATCAACCGTACCATTTGCCTGTGAAAGTTTTTTGCTTTTCGTTTTCACTATTTCGCAAAGGTCTGAAAGTTTTACGGCATTTAGACTTTTGAGTTTGTTAAGCAATTTTCGGTTTTCGGGTGCGTAATAATCAAAGTCAAATCTTCCGTTGAGTTCAGCCACAGGAAATGAAAAACTGTTTTCTGTTTCTATTTCGTTGGTTTGTTGAAATGTTTTGTAATCTTGAATGATTTTGCTAAAATCTTCGTCCAAAATTGGCTCTTTGTTTTTGTCTTTCAACAAGTTGCCAAATTCATCTTTTTTGTAAATGGCTGTACCGTTTTTGTTGCCTTGATAACCTAACTTGGTAACTCTGCCAAAAAATACTTTTTTAGAAATATCTTTTTCAGTTTCTTTTTGCAAAAATAAAATAGATGTTTTTACGCCTGTTCCAAAAGGTATAAAAGTTTCTTGTGGCAAATTGACTACTGCCAAAACTCTTGCTTTTTGCTTGATAAAAATACGCAAATATTCCAAAGATGGATTTTCAAACATTCCATTAGGCAAAACGATTGCCATTCTACCACCTTCTTTCAAAAGTTGCAAACATCTTTCAATAAACAGGATTTCAGGGGTTTGTCCTGTGTGTAAAGTTTTGGTTTTGAAAAAGCCCCCCTCATTCCCCCCAAAAGGGGGACGTTCTTGTTGGCTTTGCCACTTATAGCCTAATTCATATTTCCGCAATAATTTTTCATTCGTAATTTTTCCTAATGTGCCAAAAGGTGGATTTGCTAACACTATATCCATTTGGTTTTCAATTGGTTGTCCAAAAGATAAAGCCAATTCGTCCAAGTCTTCTAAGGAATTTTGAGCAACGATATTCAGGTTTGTATTGCACTCTAAAAGCAACTTCATTTTGGCAATCTTGACTATCGTTTTATTGATGTCAATGCCGTAAAGGTTTGGGATAATTTCTTGTTTAGAAACCTGAAAATTATCTAACAAGTATTGATAGGCGGAAAACAGAAAACCGCCACTACCACAAGTCGGGTCAATGATTTTTTCGTGAGGTTGCGGTTGCAAGAACTCCACACAAAAATTTATTACAGGTTCGGGGGTAAAAAACTGTCCTCTGTCTGCTTTTTCGGTACTCGCCAAAAACTTCTGAAACGCCAAACCTTTGGCATCTGTGGTATCCGAAAAATCTACATTTTGCAATTTATTGACTGCAAAAGCCAAACTCGCAAGGCTTAGTTTTATCTTTTCCGAAGGCTCAAAAACATCTGCAAAACTTTCTATCGTTTTTTGAAACAGATTTTCTATGCGTGCCAAAAAGGTTTTACTTTTCTTGCCTGCCTTAATCTCTGCAAATTCCTCACTGCTGACAAAAAAATCTTGTGTATTTTCTTTCTCTGCTAAAACCTTGATAAACAAGATTTTCAGCATTTCGTCTAATGCTTGCTGTGCCGAAAGTCCGTCATTAGC from Rhodoflexus caldus carries:
- a CDS encoding N-6 DNA methylase, with translation MAFAVNKLQNVDFSDTTDAKGLAFQKFLASTEKADRGQFFTPEPVINFCVEFLQPQPHEKIIDPTCGSGGFLFSAYQYLLDNFQVSKQEIIPNLYGIDINKTIVKIAKMKLLLECNTNLNIVAQNSLEDLDELALSFGQPIENQMDIVLANPPFGTLGKITNEKLLRKYELGYKWQSQQERPPFGGNEGGFFKTKTLHTGQTPEILFIERCLQLLKEGGRMAIVLPNGMFENPSLEYLRIFIKQKARVLAVVNLPQETFIPFGTGVKTSILFLQKETEKDISKKVFFGRVTKLGYQGNKNGTAIYKKDEFGNLLKDKNKEPILDEDFSKIIQDYKTFQQTNEIETENSFSFPVAELNGRFDFDYYAPENRKLLNKLKSLNAVKLSDLCEIVKTKSKKLSQANGTVDYIELSDINTHSYEIINATSYLVHELPSRASYEVRENDILTAVAGNSIGTSKHATALVTKDYEGNICTNGFRILRNCKVDLYYLLYYLRTEMFLKQVFMYRTGAAIPNISDYDLGRILVYLPEEKVLQEISKKVRYSFELRKQAKEEVEKIRVAF